The proteins below are encoded in one region of Paenarthrobacter ilicis:
- a CDS encoding sigma-70 family RNA polymerase sigma factor, with amino-acid sequence MRQTGPFDVRTRRPAAPEGSIRQSFQDSLVLDHLNLAKSIAARYSAHTHDLDDVRQVAYMGLIKASRGYDEAKGVSFPAYAAPTIAGEVKRYLRDHCWVVRPPRTIQDVRRQVLARTEEMTQTLQRTPSPEEVAQDLQLDECQVREALMAGTSKRPDSLDVPADEGRDGLQGSLSADGCPTDRLDDVLALRNAIRGLSAEDRHLLYRRYYREETQSTIAEALGMSQMQVSRKLSKVLVSLQTQLLDTIQQQMRALRTEHPGSSRG; translated from the coding sequence ATGCGTCAAACCGGACCTTTCGACGTTCGTACAAGGCGTCCCGCCGCTCCGGAGGGGAGCATCCGCCAGAGCTTCCAGGACAGCCTTGTCCTGGACCATCTCAATCTGGCCAAATCCATTGCGGCCAGATACTCCGCCCACACCCATGACCTGGACGACGTCCGCCAAGTGGCTTACATGGGCCTCATCAAAGCCTCACGCGGGTACGACGAAGCCAAGGGAGTCAGCTTTCCGGCCTACGCAGCGCCCACGATCGCCGGCGAGGTCAAGCGGTACCTCCGGGACCACTGCTGGGTAGTCCGGCCGCCCCGCACCATTCAGGACGTCCGGCGTCAGGTCCTGGCACGGACCGAGGAAATGACCCAGACGCTTCAACGAACACCGTCCCCGGAGGAAGTGGCCCAGGACCTGCAACTTGATGAGTGCCAGGTGCGCGAGGCCTTGATGGCCGGAACCAGCAAACGCCCGGATTCCCTGGACGTTCCAGCGGATGAGGGCCGCGATGGGCTGCAGGGTTCGCTGTCGGCCGACGGGTGCCCCACCGATCGCTTGGATGATGTGCTTGCCCTGCGCAACGCCATCAGGGGCCTCAGCGCAGAAGACCGCCATCTGTTGTACCGGCGCTACTACCGGGAGGAAACCCAGTCCACCATTGCCGAGGCGCTGGGCATGTCCCAAATGCAGGTTTCACGCAAGCTGTCCAAGGTGCTGGTGTCCCTGCAAACCCAACTTCTGGACACTATCCAGCAGCAAATGCGGGCCCTGCGGACGGAACATCCGGGGTCAAGCAGGGGGTGA
- a CDS encoding HAD family hydrolase produces MTILTDTPVAGIDDQLNNNKLMIALDVDGTLVDHDGHMTPAVRSAAQAVVAEGHDVMIATGRSLNATLPIIQQIGMERGYAVCCNGGVTLRLDPTLESGYQIIHKATFDPAPALKALRERLPNAKYALEDQDGNFLSTERFQDASFGVESIGVDFQTMLDATAVRVVVFSSDNTSDEFNDAIKHIGLSGVTYSVGWTAWLDIAAEGVTKASALEALRRKLGTDRANTVAVGDGRNDIEMLTWAGRGVAMGQAPDEVIAAADEVTDSVLDDGAARVLRSLL; encoded by the coding sequence ATGACTATTTTGACTGATACTCCAGTTGCTGGCATCGATGACCAGCTGAACAACAACAAACTCATGATTGCCCTGGACGTCGACGGCACGTTGGTGGATCACGACGGCCACATGACCCCCGCAGTCCGTTCCGCCGCCCAGGCCGTGGTGGCCGAGGGGCACGACGTCATGATCGCCACCGGCCGCTCACTCAATGCCACGCTGCCCATCATCCAGCAGATCGGCATGGAACGCGGTTACGCCGTGTGTTGCAACGGCGGCGTGACCCTGCGCCTGGACCCCACGCTGGAGTCCGGCTACCAGATCATCCACAAGGCCACGTTCGATCCCGCGCCGGCGTTGAAAGCGCTGCGCGAGCGGCTGCCCAACGCCAAGTACGCACTGGAGGACCAGGACGGAAACTTCCTGTCCACTGAGCGCTTCCAGGACGCCAGCTTCGGCGTGGAGTCCATCGGGGTGGACTTCCAAACCATGCTGGACGCCACCGCGGTCCGCGTGGTGGTCTTCAGCTCGGACAACACCTCGGACGAGTTCAATGACGCCATCAAGCACATAGGACTTTCCGGCGTCACTTACTCCGTCGGCTGGACGGCCTGGCTGGACATTGCGGCCGAGGGCGTCACCAAGGCCAGCGCCCTGGAGGCACTTCGCCGGAAACTCGGCACGGATCGGGCCAACACGGTTGCTGTGGGTGACGGCCGGAATGACATCGAGATGCTGACATGGGCCGGCCGGGGCGTCGCCATGGGCCAGGCACCGGATGAGGTCATCGCCGCAGCGGACGAGGTCACCGATTCAGTACTGGACGACGGCGCCGCACGGGTTCTGCGCAGCCTGCTGTAA
- the dacB gene encoding D-alanyl-D-alanine carboxypeptidase/D-alanyl-D-alanine-endopeptidase, which produces MGFKNGDVRAGQSTGWGRLKWAALLAVVLLCLAAVVVSGMVPGLLSTSKPAPSTPAWQQEPAALSGSSGVLPLDSGAPVPAPSQVTRLLNDTLKPAGGGSITGVVMDAATGTVLFDRDAAANRIPASNMKLLTAVAALKALGPDSRFTTRVLAASDPSTVVLTGGGDVLLGDSLSDPAAVQGRAGLASLAADTAAALKAAKVAGPITVQVDDSLFSGASLNPAWSLDDVAAGETAPLFSLALNSGRYSPGVLTGPRPQDSAITTAQAFAAQLVAAGVQVGPGVERGKGLPAKVLASAESATVGEQVDLMLETSDNFLAEALGRMTAAASGKQATYDGATAAVRQRLGELGIATDAMQLADVSGLALENQVSARQFGEVVRAITSGTDLALRSALDGFPVAGLTGTLDDRYGDATTSGGAGLVRAKTGTLNTVIALSGYVVDADGRLLVFSFIGNGLEPGAAANKIAMDQSAAALASCGCRG; this is translated from the coding sequence ATGGGCTTTAAGAACGGGGATGTCCGGGCAGGGCAATCCACGGGTTGGGGGCGCTTGAAATGGGCGGCGCTGTTGGCTGTCGTACTGCTGTGCCTTGCCGCAGTGGTGGTGTCCGGCATGGTTCCGGGCCTGCTCAGTACAAGCAAACCGGCTCCTTCCACCCCCGCGTGGCAGCAGGAGCCCGCCGCCCTGAGCGGATCCAGCGGCGTTCTGCCCCTGGATTCCGGCGCGCCCGTCCCCGCGCCCTCGCAGGTGACGCGGTTGCTCAATGACACGCTGAAGCCGGCGGGCGGCGGCAGCATCACCGGCGTCGTCATGGACGCAGCCACGGGAACGGTTCTTTTTGACCGCGACGCAGCCGCCAACCGCATCCCGGCATCCAACATGAAACTCCTGACCGCCGTGGCCGCTTTGAAGGCGCTGGGTCCGGATTCCCGTTTCACCACCCGCGTCCTTGCAGCCAGCGATCCCTCCACTGTGGTCCTTACCGGGGGAGGGGACGTCCTGCTGGGCGACTCCTTGTCCGATCCTGCTGCCGTTCAAGGCCGCGCCGGCCTGGCGTCGCTGGCAGCGGACACCGCAGCGGCTTTGAAGGCCGCGAAAGTCGCGGGCCCCATCACGGTCCAGGTGGATGACTCCCTTTTCAGCGGGGCATCCCTCAACCCCGCCTGGAGCCTGGACGACGTCGCTGCCGGTGAAACCGCGCCGCTCTTCTCCCTGGCACTGAACTCGGGCCGGTATTCGCCCGGGGTGCTGACCGGCCCGCGGCCGCAGGATTCGGCCATCACCACTGCCCAGGCCTTCGCCGCGCAGTTGGTGGCTGCCGGCGTACAGGTGGGTCCCGGCGTCGAACGCGGCAAAGGCCTCCCCGCCAAGGTGCTGGCATCAGCTGAGTCCGCCACCGTGGGTGAGCAGGTGGACCTCATGCTGGAGACCTCGGACAACTTCCTGGCCGAGGCACTGGGGCGGATGACCGCCGCGGCGTCAGGCAAGCAAGCCACGTACGACGGCGCCACTGCGGCCGTGCGGCAAAGGCTGGGGGAGTTGGGAATCGCCACGGACGCGATGCAGTTGGCCGATGTTTCCGGCCTTGCCTTGGAAAACCAGGTCAGCGCACGGCAGTTCGGCGAGGTGGTCCGGGCCATCACCAGCGGCACGGACCTGGCTCTGAGATCGGCCTTGGACGGGTTTCCCGTAGCGGGGCTGACCGGAACGCTGGATGACAGGTACGGGGATGCCACCACCTCCGGAGGTGCGGGGTTGGTGCGGGCCAAAACGGGAACCTTGAATACGGTCATTGCCCTCAGCGGCTACGTGGTGGACGCAGACGGGCGCTTGCTGGTGTTCTCTTTCATCGGCAACGGACTGGAACCCGGCGCCGCCGCCAACAAGATTGCCATGGACCAGTCTGCGGCCGCCCTGGCGTCCTGCGGCTGCAGGGGCTGA
- a CDS encoding molybdopterin-dependent oxidoreductase, translating into MAKLRSRTKGINGMAALAGVVSAAVVLGVAELVGAFFTSRATPLFALGSTFIDFTPPKLKDFAIATFGTNDKAALFVGMGLTIALLACVLGIVAYRKWVLGVLGVLFMGAVIVASVVTRAGVSPVDAIPSVVGTVAGLVALRILIKPLWALKASDGAEYTAAEAQAADFTAPEADAPAGAKGASRRRFFATAGITAVAAGITATGGRLLSAARNNIAEARDALKLPTPVKPAAAVPANVQSPVPGVSSWLTPNNDFYRIDTALSVPEINIKDWSLRVHGMVEQEVTLTFQDLLDAELIESHVTLTCVSNAVGGKLVGNAKWLGLPIRDVLAKAKPKDGADMVLSKSIDGFSASTPLDVLQDDRDAMFAIGMNGEPLPLEHGYPVRMVVPGLYGFVSATKWVVDLEVTRFADNKAYWTDRGWSERGPIKTMARVDVPTSFAKVPAGRAAFGGTAWAQTRGITKVEIQIDDGEWQEATLSDEASTVTWRQWSFEWDATPGSHYVRARATDGTGEVQTDKKAEPVPDGASGYPSVMFTVE; encoded by the coding sequence ATGGCAAAGCTCAGAAGCAGGACCAAAGGCATCAATGGCATGGCCGCACTGGCTGGCGTGGTTTCGGCCGCGGTGGTGCTGGGTGTCGCTGAGCTGGTGGGTGCATTCTTCACCTCCCGGGCAACACCGCTGTTCGCCTTGGGATCGACTTTCATTGACTTCACGCCGCCCAAGCTGAAGGACTTTGCAATCGCCACCTTCGGCACCAATGACAAGGCGGCGCTGTTCGTGGGCATGGGCCTGACGATCGCACTGCTGGCGTGTGTGCTGGGCATCGTGGCCTACCGCAAGTGGGTTCTGGGTGTCCTGGGTGTGCTGTTCATGGGAGCAGTCATTGTGGCCAGCGTGGTAACCCGTGCAGGTGTGAGCCCCGTGGACGCCATCCCTTCCGTGGTGGGGACCGTGGCAGGCCTGGTGGCGCTGCGGATCCTCATCAAACCGTTGTGGGCGCTGAAGGCATCGGACGGTGCTGAATATACGGCAGCCGAAGCCCAGGCAGCCGACTTCACTGCACCGGAAGCTGACGCCCCGGCCGGAGCCAAAGGTGCCAGCCGCCGTCGTTTCTTCGCAACTGCCGGAATCACTGCAGTTGCTGCCGGTATCACTGCCACCGGTGGCAGGCTCTTGAGCGCGGCACGCAACAACATCGCCGAAGCGCGCGACGCCCTGAAACTGCCGACGCCGGTCAAGCCGGCCGCCGCCGTTCCGGCCAACGTGCAATCCCCGGTGCCCGGTGTCAGCTCATGGTTGACGCCCAACAACGACTTCTACCGGATTGATACTGCTCTCAGCGTCCCTGAGATCAACATCAAGGACTGGAGTTTGAGGGTGCACGGGATGGTGGAGCAGGAAGTGACCCTCACCTTCCAGGATCTGCTGGATGCGGAGCTGATCGAATCACATGTGACCCTCACCTGTGTCTCCAACGCCGTGGGTGGCAAATTGGTGGGCAACGCCAAATGGCTGGGCCTTCCCATCCGTGACGTGCTGGCCAAGGCCAAACCCAAGGATGGCGCAGACATGGTGCTCTCCAAGTCCATTGACGGATTCAGCGCCTCCACCCCTTTGGACGTCCTCCAGGATGATCGCGATGCCATGTTTGCCATCGGCATGAACGGCGAACCGTTGCCCTTGGAGCACGGCTACCCCGTCCGCATGGTGGTTCCTGGCCTCTACGGTTTTGTTTCCGCCACCAAATGGGTGGTGGACCTTGAAGTGACCCGGTTTGCGGACAACAAGGCCTACTGGACCGACCGCGGCTGGTCCGAGCGCGGTCCCATCAAGACCATGGCCCGTGTGGACGTCCCCACGTCCTTTGCCAAGGTGCCGGCCGGAAGGGCTGCCTTTGGCGGTACGGCCTGGGCCCAGACCCGGGGTATCACCAAGGTTGAGATCCAGATTGACGACGGCGAGTGGCAGGAAGCCACTCTTTCCGACGAAGCCTCAACCGTCACCTGGCGCCAGTGGTCCTTCGAGTGGGATGCCACCCCGGGCTCGCACTACGTAAGGGCCCGTGCCACCGATGGCACCGGCGAGGTCCAGACCGACAAGAAGGCAGAACCCGTGCCCGATGGCGCATCCGGCTACCCGTCCGTGATGTTCACCGTGGAGTAA
- a CDS encoding RDD family protein has translation MSTPKSSIATGLVDAANGRPVRSHTQTGAYFVKASGSAHFWGRVLDALVFLVGYSVLATIVAVVRQSMMNSGSALGYNDGAWLTIYVILWFVGLFVYGMFWGTVGSVGDAAAGMRSVRIKDGTTAGAWLGGWRAICWSFFPFFLVMVIAAAVSGGSGDTWDPKFAAVDRRSGLAQGQAPLPDPKAAAAQNATAAEQQNLPNLYGQRPDARP, from the coding sequence ATGAGCACTCCGAAGTCCAGCATCGCAACCGGCTTGGTTGATGCAGCCAACGGCCGTCCCGTGCGGAGCCATACCCAGACCGGCGCCTACTTCGTCAAAGCTTCCGGCAGTGCGCACTTTTGGGGCAGGGTCCTGGATGCGCTGGTCTTCCTGGTGGGCTACTCCGTGCTGGCGACCATCGTTGCCGTGGTACGCCAATCCATGATGAACAGCGGATCAGCCCTGGGCTACAACGACGGCGCGTGGCTGACCATCTACGTGATTCTGTGGTTCGTAGGCCTGTTTGTTTATGGCATGTTCTGGGGCACCGTGGGAAGCGTGGGTGACGCTGCGGCGGGCATGCGCTCCGTGCGCATTAAAGACGGTACGACGGCGGGTGCCTGGCTGGGCGGTTGGCGCGCCATTTGCTGGTCCTTCTTCCCGTTCTTTCTGGTGATGGTGATCGCAGCTGCAGTGTCCGGCGGTTCCGGCGATACTTGGGACCCCAAGTTTGCGGCGGTGGACCGGCGTTCCGGACTCGCCCAGGGGCAGGCGCCGTTACCCGACCCCAAGGCTGCGGCCGCGCAGAACGCCACTGCTGCCGAGCAACAAAATCTTCCCAACCTTTACGGCCAGCGCCCGGATGCGCGGCCGTAA
- the serS gene encoding serine--tRNA ligase, translated as MIDVKDLSENPDKFRASQRARGADESVVDAIISADSDRRAALIRHETLRAEQNAFGKRVAQAKGEEKRALLAEVKELANSVKAASTEAAAAQAKQEELLRVIPNLVVDGVPEGGEDDYVVVKTVGTPREFKDFEPKDHLEIGELIGAIDMERGAKVSGSRFYFLRGVGARLEMALLQMAMEQAIDAGFVPMITPTLVRPETMQGTGFDVKHDAEIYRLAEDDLYLVGTSEVALAGYHADEILDLSDGPIRYAGQSSCYRREAGSHGKDTRGIIRVHQFNKVEMFIYTTVEEAAAEHARLLAWEEEMLAKCELPYRVIDTAAGDLGMSAARKFDCEAWVPTQNAYRELTSTSNCTTFQARRLNIRERVVNDEGVAKGTRAVATLNGTLATTRWIVAILEHHQNPDGSVNVPKALQKYLGGLEVLPVL; from the coding sequence ATCTCCGCTGACTCCGATCGCCGTGCAGCGCTGATCCGCCACGAAACCCTCCGTGCCGAGCAGAACGCCTTCGGCAAGAGGGTGGCGCAGGCCAAGGGCGAGGAGAAGCGGGCGCTGTTGGCCGAGGTCAAGGAACTGGCCAACTCGGTCAAGGCCGCTTCCACGGAAGCCGCCGCTGCCCAGGCCAAGCAGGAGGAACTGCTGCGGGTCATCCCCAACCTTGTTGTTGACGGAGTCCCCGAGGGCGGCGAGGACGACTACGTTGTGGTGAAGACCGTGGGCACTCCCCGCGAGTTCAAGGACTTCGAGCCCAAGGACCATCTGGAAATCGGTGAGCTGATCGGCGCCATTGATATGGAGCGCGGCGCGAAGGTTTCCGGATCGCGTTTCTACTTCCTCCGCGGCGTTGGTGCCCGCTTGGAAATGGCTCTCCTGCAGATGGCCATGGAGCAGGCCATTGATGCCGGCTTCGTTCCCATGATCACTCCCACTTTGGTGCGTCCGGAGACCATGCAGGGCACCGGCTTTGATGTAAAGCACGACGCCGAGATCTACCGTCTCGCTGAAGACGACCTTTACCTTGTGGGAACTTCGGAGGTGGCCCTGGCCGGGTACCACGCCGACGAAATCCTGGACCTTTCCGACGGCCCCATCCGCTACGCGGGCCAGAGCTCGTGCTACCGCCGCGAGGCCGGTTCCCACGGCAAGGACACCCGGGGGATCATCCGCGTCCACCAGTTCAACAAGGTGGAAATGTTCATCTACACCACTGTTGAGGAAGCGGCCGCTGAGCACGCCCGACTCCTGGCCTGGGAAGAGGAGATGCTGGCCAAGTGCGAGCTTCCCTACCGCGTGATCGACACTGCTGCCGGAGATCTGGGAATGTCAGCAGCCCGCAAGTTCGACTGTGAAGCATGGGTGCCCACACAGAACGCTTACCGTGAGCTCACATCCACCTCCAACTGCACCACGTTCCAGGCACGCCGCCTCAATATCCGCGAACGCGTGGTGAACGACGAAGGTGTGGCCAAGGGCACCCGCGCAGTGGCAACCCTCAACGGCACGCTGGCCACCACCCGGTGGATCGTGGCGATCCTTGAGCACCACCAGAACCCGGACGGCTCGGTCAACGTTCCCAAGGCGTTGCAGAAGTACCTCGGCGGACTGGAAGTCCTGCCCGTTCTCTGA
- a CDS encoding inorganic diphosphatase: protein MKHDVTIEIPKGSRVKYEVDHETGRVRLDRVLFTSMQYPTHYGFFENTLGEDGDPLDALVLLQDFDLHPGVIVESRPIGVFNMTDDGGGDAKVLCVPVDARFDHIQEVSDVSEYLIKEIEHFFTRYKDLEPGKWVKAEGWGDRAAAEAELEASIKRYVPAAGH from the coding sequence ATGAAGCACGACGTGACCATCGAGATCCCCAAGGGATCGCGCGTCAAGTACGAAGTTGACCACGAAACCGGCCGTGTCCGCCTGGACCGCGTCCTGTTCACCTCCATGCAGTACCCCACGCACTACGGTTTCTTCGAGAACACCCTGGGCGAAGACGGCGATCCGCTGGACGCGCTGGTGCTCCTGCAGGACTTCGATCTGCACCCGGGCGTCATTGTTGAGTCCCGCCCCATCGGCGTGTTCAACATGACCGACGACGGCGGCGGAGATGCCAAGGTTCTCTGCGTTCCCGTGGACGCACGTTTTGACCACATCCAGGAAGTCAGCGACGTCAGCGAATACCTGATCAAGGAAATCGAGCACTTCTTCACCCGCTACAAGGACCTGGAGCCCGGCAAGTGGGTCAAGGCCGAAGGCTGGGGCGACCGCGCGGCTGCCGAAGCCGAGCTGGAAGCTTCGATCAAGCGTTACGTTCCCGCTGCGGGACACTGA
- a CDS encoding phage holin family protein produces MSSPADLPPSTAHVKAETLPLGELLSDVTRDISTLMRQEVELAKVEIKDSASKAGKGAGMLGGAAYAGHITVLFLSIALWWALGQLVGLGWSAVIVAVIWGIIAAVLASVGRKELKAIKGLPRTAETVKEIPPALKPNTEETR; encoded by the coding sequence ATGAGCAGTCCCGCTGATCTGCCTCCCTCTACAGCCCACGTGAAGGCAGAAACCCTTCCCCTTGGCGAACTCCTAAGCGACGTCACAAGGGATATCTCCACCTTGATGCGCCAGGAGGTTGAGCTGGCCAAGGTGGAGATCAAGGACTCCGCCTCCAAAGCCGGCAAGGGCGCGGGAATGCTCGGTGGCGCGGCCTACGCGGGCCACATCACTGTGCTGTTCCTGTCCATCGCACTTTGGTGGGCGTTGGGCCAGCTGGTTGGTCTGGGATGGTCCGCGGTCATTGTTGCCGTCATCTGGGGCATCATCGCCGCGGTTCTGGCATCCGTGGGCCGCAAGGAACTGAAAGCCATCAAGGGCTTGCCCAGGACCGCTGAAACGGTCAAGGAAATACCCCCTGCTTTGAAACCGAACACTGAGGAGACACGATGA
- a CDS encoding FUSC family protein — protein sequence MSQLPLRRRLIPALRRTVTRHRLLFAAKTAIAAGLAWWLAPHMPGPAAAYPYYAPLGALVSMHPTVADSAKHGLQSLGGLILGIGMAFIITSVADPNSFSVALVVGLGVLIGGLPRLGSASEWIPMAALFVLLLGDSNAQGFSFGYVIQMALGVAVGFTVNWLVIPPLHLDDIDPAIAGHQKALTRQLRDMAKAMKESWPPNHEAWASRSNQLSLTAAGVRTAVHQAEVSAKANPRSRRRATRLPGDLAGLQTLERLTFHVQDITDVLQSAIWEEDEGTDIPDSVVEYLSESLDAAASVIEHWRDAESEELSTRLAEAKDSISALSTAVADAAADQAPVNAPASVAMSLRRILTVVLTSDLPRSEGR from the coding sequence ATGAGCCAATTGCCCCTTAGGCGGCGGCTGATCCCCGCTCTGCGCAGGACCGTTACCCGCCACCGCCTGTTGTTTGCAGCCAAAACCGCCATCGCCGCAGGCTTGGCGTGGTGGCTCGCACCCCATATGCCGGGCCCGGCCGCCGCCTACCCCTACTACGCACCGCTGGGCGCCCTGGTGAGCATGCATCCCACTGTGGCCGATTCCGCCAAGCACGGACTCCAAAGCCTGGGCGGATTGATCCTGGGCATAGGGATGGCGTTCATCATTACCTCGGTTGCAGACCCAAATTCCTTCTCCGTGGCCCTGGTGGTGGGACTCGGAGTCCTGATCGGCGGCCTTCCCAGGCTTGGCTCAGCCTCTGAGTGGATCCCCATGGCAGCCCTGTTCGTCCTCTTATTGGGGGACTCCAACGCCCAGGGATTCTCCTTTGGCTACGTTATCCAGATGGCCTTGGGTGTGGCGGTTGGCTTCACGGTGAACTGGCTGGTGATCCCGCCACTGCACCTGGACGACATTGATCCCGCGATCGCGGGGCATCAGAAAGCACTTACCCGCCAACTCAGGGATATGGCCAAGGCAATGAAGGAATCCTGGCCGCCCAACCACGAGGCCTGGGCCAGTCGCAGCAACCAACTAAGCCTGACGGCGGCAGGAGTCCGGACCGCCGTCCACCAGGCGGAAGTGAGCGCCAAAGCGAACCCCAGGTCCCGGCGTCGCGCCACCCGATTGCCCGGCGACCTGGCCGGCCTGCAGACCTTGGAGCGGCTGACGTTTCACGTGCAGGACATCACCGACGTCCTCCAGAGTGCCATTTGGGAAGAGGATGAGGGAACGGATATCCCGGACTCAGTGGTGGAATACCTTTCCGAGTCCTTGGATGCCGCGGCGTCCGTGATCGAACACTGGCGGGATGCGGAATCGGAAGAGCTGTCCACCCGTTTGGCCGAAGCCAAGGACAGCATCTCCGCGCTCAGCACAGCAGTGGCCGATGCCGCCGCGGACCAGGCTCCCGTCAACGCACCGGCGTCGGTGGCCATGAGCCTGCGCAGGATCCTGACGGTGGTGCTGACCTCCGACCTACCGAGGAGTGAGGGGCGGTGA
- a CDS encoding GAF and ANTAR domain-containing protein, with the protein MEEPQLTQSTTVLGEIQDLLLASPDVEAFLAELAQHSAAMFSDTGKEVYCGITLLSARAAGTVASSSERARQLDEVQYAFADGPCLRACREGTMVLINDFEKDNTWPDYNQAITGHGLRSVLAVPFELTDQSTRAGLNLYSDRPNAFDQSAVQRAQDYVQQAAKGLQLAVVIAQHSRKAADLRAAMESRTVIDVATGIIIAQNRCTQVEAMELIKKASSNRNVKLRAVAQAIVESAGGGTIQTVFK; encoded by the coding sequence ATGGAAGAGCCGCAGCTTACCCAGTCCACTACGGTGCTGGGCGAAATCCAGGATCTGTTGCTTGCCTCGCCCGACGTTGAGGCGTTTCTGGCCGAGCTGGCACAGCACTCGGCGGCGATGTTCAGCGATACGGGCAAAGAGGTTTATTGCGGCATCACGTTGCTGAGTGCGCGGGCTGCCGGCACCGTCGCGAGCAGTAGCGAACGCGCCAGGCAACTGGACGAGGTGCAGTACGCTTTCGCGGATGGTCCCTGCTTGCGCGCATGCAGGGAGGGGACCATGGTGCTGATCAACGACTTCGAGAAAGACAACACGTGGCCGGACTATAACCAGGCCATCACCGGCCACGGCCTCCGCTCCGTGCTGGCAGTCCCGTTCGAGCTCACGGACCAGTCCACACGCGCGGGCCTGAATCTTTACTCGGACCGCCCTAACGCGTTCGATCAATCCGCCGTCCAACGGGCCCAGGACTACGTGCAGCAAGCTGCCAAGGGTCTTCAATTGGCCGTGGTCATAGCACAGCACAGCCGAAAAGCGGCCGATCTACGGGCCGCCATGGAATCCCGGACGGTCATTGATGTGGCCACCGGGATCATCATCGCCCAAAATCGTTGCACTCAGGTTGAAGCCATGGAACTCATCAAGAAGGCTTCCAGCAACCGGAACGTCAAGCTCCGTGCAGTTGCGCAGGCCATTGTGGAATCGGCTGGTGGCGGGACTATCCAGACGGTATTTAAATAG
- a CDS encoding DUF3618 domain-containing protein, which yields MTQNPDALRADIEETRRRLSTNVDAVADKVTPSHIVNRRVDKIKSAVFGARDDVQDRAADAAHRAGGAVSGVTDNVSGAVSDLGDAPQMIKSKAQGSPVAAGLIAFGAGLLLSALFPPSEKEREAAHALKDAAQPLTDELSHAAQEVAEHLKQPAQEAVQSVKDTATEAAVNVKDEGQAAAADVQDRAGTAKDNISNQ from the coding sequence ATGACGCAGAACCCCGACGCCCTGCGCGCCGATATCGAAGAAACTCGCCGGCGGCTCAGCACCAACGTTGATGCCGTGGCTGACAAGGTCACTCCGTCGCATATCGTCAACCGCCGGGTGGACAAGATCAAGTCCGCCGTGTTCGGCGCCCGCGATGACGTTCAGGACCGGGCGGCCGATGCGGCGCACCGTGCCGGCGGAGCTGTTTCCGGGGTGACGGACAACGTCTCCGGCGCTGTCTCGGATCTTGGCGATGCGCCCCAGATGATCAAGAGCAAGGCACAGGGCAGCCCTGTGGCCGCCGGACTCATCGCCTTCGGAGCCGGCCTCTTGCTCTCCGCACTCTTCCCGCCGTCGGAGAAAGAGCGCGAAGCTGCGCACGCCCTCAAGGATGCGGCCCAGCCTCTCACGGACGAACTGAGCCACGCGGCCCAGGAAGTCGCGGAACACCTGAAGCAGCCCGCCCAGGAAGCCGTCCAGAGCGTTAAGGACACTGCCACCGAGGCCGCCGTCAACGTCAAGGACGAGGGCCAGGCCGCGGCCGCCGACGTCCAGGACCGCGCTGGCACGGCCAAGGACAATATCAGCAATCAGTAA